A region from the Bos indicus x Bos taurus breed Angus x Brahman F1 hybrid chromosome 9, Bos_hybrid_MaternalHap_v2.0, whole genome shotgun sequence genome encodes:
- the SLC22A2 gene encoding solute carrier family 22 member 2 isoform X2, with amino-acid sequence MPTVDDILEHIGEFNFFQKQTFFLLCLISAAFTPIYVGIVFLGFTPDHRCRSPGVAELSRRCGWSLAEELNYTVPGPGPEGQCLRYEVDWNQSTLGCLDPLASLATNGSPLPLGPCEQGWVYDTPGSSIVTEFNLVCADSWMLDLFQSAVNVGFFIGSMSIGYIADRFGRKLCLLITILINASSGVLMAISPNYTWMLIFRLIQGLVSKACWLIGYILITEFVGLRYRRTVGIFYQVAFTIGLLVLAGVAYVLPHWRWLQFTVTLPNFCFLLYYWCVPESPRWLISQNKNAKAMKIIKHIAKKNGKPLPGSLQSLRPDEEVGEKLNPSFLDLVRTPQIRKHTLILMYNWFTSSVLYQGLIMHMGLAGSNIYLDFFYSALVEFPAAFLIILTIDRIGRRYPWAVSNMVAGAACLVSVFIPEDLHWLRVTAACLGRMGITMAYEMVCLVNAELYPTFISCGWPDCWRISAVAPRNQREDFA; translated from the exons ATGCCGACGGTGGACGACATCCTAGAGCACATCGGGGAATTCAACTTTTTCCAGAAACAAACgttcttcctcctctgcctgaTCTCGGCCGCCTTCACCCCCATCTACGTGGGCATCGTCTTCCTGGGCTTCACCCCGGACCACCGCTGCCGGAGCCCGGGGGTGGCGGAGCTGAGCCGGCGATGCGGCTGGAGCCTGGCAGAGGAGCTCAACTACACGGTGCCGGGCCCGGGACCCGAGGGCCAGTGCCTCCGCTACGAGGTGGACTGGAACCAGAGCACCCTTGGCTGCCTGGACCCGCTGGCCAGCCTGGCTACCAATGGCAGCCCCCTGCCCCTGGGCCCCTGCGAGCAGGGCTGGGTGTACGACACGCCCGGCTCCTCCATCGTGACCGAG TTTAACCTAGTGTGTGCCGACTCCTGGATGCTGGACCTGTTTCAGTCGGCGGTGAACGTAGGATTTTTTATCGGTTCTATGAGTATCGGCTACATAGCAGACAG GTTTGGCCGTAAGCTCTGCCTCTTGATTACAATCCTCATAAACGCTTCATCTGGAGTGCTCATGGCCATCTCCCCAAACTACACATGGATGCTAATTTTTCGCTTGATCCAAGGACTGGTCAGCAAAGCATGCTGGTTAATAGGCTACATCCTGA TTACAGAATTTGTCGGGCTGAGATACCGGAGGACAGTGGGGATTTTCTACCAAGTGGCCTTCACGATTGGACTACTCGTGCTTGCTGGGGTGGCCTATGTGCTTCCGCACTGGAGATGGCTTCAGTTCACCGTGACTCTGCCCAACTTCTGCTTCTTGCTGTATTACTG GTGTGTGCCTGAGTCTCCTCGATGGCTGATCTCCCAGAACAAAAATGCTAAAGCCATGAAGATCATTAAGCATATTGCAAAAAAAAACGGAAAACCCTTGCCTGGATCTCTCCAG AGCCTCAGACCTGATGAGGAAGTTGGTGAGAAGCTGAATCCTTCATTTCTTGACTTGGTCAGAACCccacagataaggaaacacaCCTTGATCTTGATGTACAACTG GTTCACGAGCTCTGTTCTCTACCAGGGCCTCATCATGCACATGGGCCTTGCGGGCAGCAACATCTACCTGGACTTCTTCTACTCTGCCCTGGTCGAGTTCCCTGCCGCCTTCCTCATCATCCTCACCATTGACCGCATAGGTCGCCGTTATCCATGGGCCGTATCAAATATGGTGGCGGGGGCAGCCTGTCTGGTCTCGGTTTTTATCCCTGAGG ATCTACACTGGCTAAGAGTTACGGCTGCTTGCCTGGGTCGGATGGGGATCACAATGGCCTATGAGATGGTCTGCCTGGTCAACGCGGAACTGTACCCCACGTTCATCAG
- the SLC22A2 gene encoding solute carrier family 22 member 2 isoform X1: protein MPTVDDILEHIGEFNFFQKQTFFLLCLISAAFTPIYVGIVFLGFTPDHRCRSPGVAELSRRCGWSLAEELNYTVPGPGPEGQCLRYEVDWNQSTLGCLDPLASLATNGSPLPLGPCEQGWVYDTPGSSIVTEFNLVCADSWMLDLFQSAVNVGFFIGSMSIGYIADRFGRKLCLLITILINASSGVLMAISPNYTWMLIFRLIQGLVSKACWLIGYILITEFVGLRYRRTVGIFYQVAFTIGLLVLAGVAYVLPHWRWLQFTVTLPNFCFLLYYWCVPESPRWLISQNKNAKAMKIIKHIAKKNGKPLPGSLQSLRPDEEVGEKLNPSFLDLVRTPQIRKHTLILMYNWFTSSVLYQGLIMHMGLAGSNIYLDFFYSALVEFPAAFLIILTIDRIGRRYPWAVSNMVAGAACLVSVFIPEDLHWLRVTAACLGRMGITMAYEMVCLVNAELYPTFIRNLGVLVCSSMCDIGGILTPFLVYRLTDIWHELPLVVFAVVGLIAGGLVLLLPETKGKTLPETIEEAENMQRSGKNKEKMIYIEVKKLDTPLN, encoded by the exons ATGCCGACGGTGGACGACATCCTAGAGCACATCGGGGAATTCAACTTTTTCCAGAAACAAACgttcttcctcctctgcctgaTCTCGGCCGCCTTCACCCCCATCTACGTGGGCATCGTCTTCCTGGGCTTCACCCCGGACCACCGCTGCCGGAGCCCGGGGGTGGCGGAGCTGAGCCGGCGATGCGGCTGGAGCCTGGCAGAGGAGCTCAACTACACGGTGCCGGGCCCGGGACCCGAGGGCCAGTGCCTCCGCTACGAGGTGGACTGGAACCAGAGCACCCTTGGCTGCCTGGACCCGCTGGCCAGCCTGGCTACCAATGGCAGCCCCCTGCCCCTGGGCCCCTGCGAGCAGGGCTGGGTGTACGACACGCCCGGCTCCTCCATCGTGACCGAG TTTAACCTAGTGTGTGCCGACTCCTGGATGCTGGACCTGTTTCAGTCGGCGGTGAACGTAGGATTTTTTATCGGTTCTATGAGTATCGGCTACATAGCAGACAG GTTTGGCCGTAAGCTCTGCCTCTTGATTACAATCCTCATAAACGCTTCATCTGGAGTGCTCATGGCCATCTCCCCAAACTACACATGGATGCTAATTTTTCGCTTGATCCAAGGACTGGTCAGCAAAGCATGCTGGTTAATAGGCTACATCCTGA TTACAGAATTTGTCGGGCTGAGATACCGGAGGACAGTGGGGATTTTCTACCAAGTGGCCTTCACGATTGGACTACTCGTGCTTGCTGGGGTGGCCTATGTGCTTCCGCACTGGAGATGGCTTCAGTTCACCGTGACTCTGCCCAACTTCTGCTTCTTGCTGTATTACTG GTGTGTGCCTGAGTCTCCTCGATGGCTGATCTCCCAGAACAAAAATGCTAAAGCCATGAAGATCATTAAGCATATTGCAAAAAAAAACGGAAAACCCTTGCCTGGATCTCTCCAG AGCCTCAGACCTGATGAGGAAGTTGGTGAGAAGCTGAATCCTTCATTTCTTGACTTGGTCAGAACCccacagataaggaaacacaCCTTGATCTTGATGTACAACTG GTTCACGAGCTCTGTTCTCTACCAGGGCCTCATCATGCACATGGGCCTTGCGGGCAGCAACATCTACCTGGACTTCTTCTACTCTGCCCTGGTCGAGTTCCCTGCCGCCTTCCTCATCATCCTCACCATTGACCGCATAGGTCGCCGTTATCCATGGGCCGTATCAAATATGGTGGCGGGGGCAGCCTGTCTGGTCTCGGTTTTTATCCCTGAGG ATCTACACTGGCTAAGAGTTACGGCTGCTTGCCTGGGTCGGATGGGGATCACAATGGCCTATGAGATGGTCTGCCTGGTCAACGCGGAACTGTACCCCACGTTCATCAG GAACCTCGGGGTCCTCGTGTGCTCCTCCATGTGTGACATCGGGGGCATCCTCACCCCCTTCCTGGTCTACAGGCTCACCGACATCTGGCACGAGCTCCCCCTGGTGGTTTTCG